From Nitrospirota bacterium, the proteins below share one genomic window:
- a CDS encoding helix-turn-helix domain-containing protein yields the protein MSLRSSSLSILLLSADHDVHVQFKQAFREATITAAKDAAALTKEAAKRPFDIVVLEAKRGTLGELTELQQAIDPFRTLVLAGSRHALKRASKLIQRMVNGYSYPGGAGQELSLEGYIESKMGDFVRSMRNGSARNLHPMLMSAVERPLIALALKETKGNQIQAAELLGLNRNTLRKKITDLRIPVKRGRRQRSRSL from the coding sequence ATGTCGCTTCGGTCGTCGTCCTTGAGCATTCTTCTTCTTAGCGCCGACCATGATGTCCACGTCCAGTTCAAGCAAGCCTTCAGGGAGGCGACGATCACGGCGGCGAAGGACGCAGCCGCGCTCACCAAGGAGGCTGCCAAGCGTCCCTTCGACATCGTGGTGCTGGAAGCCAAGCGGGGAACATTGGGCGAACTGACCGAATTGCAGCAGGCTATTGATCCGTTCAGAACTCTGGTGCTGGCGGGTTCCCGCCATGCGCTCAAGCGAGCCTCCAAATTGATTCAGAGGATGGTCAACGGTTATTCCTACCCAGGCGGTGCCGGTCAGGAGTTGTCGCTCGAGGGTTACATCGAATCGAAGATGGGCGATTTCGTCAGGAGCATGCGAAACGGGTCGGCCCGGAACCTGCATCCCATGCTCATGTCGGCGGTGGAGCGGCCGTTGATCGCATTGGCGCTGAAAGAGACGAAGGGCAACCAGATTCAGGCGGCGGAACTGCTGGGCTTGAACCGAAACACCCTACGCAAGAAGATTACGGACCTCCGCATTCCGGTAAAACGGGGACGGAGGCAACGATCCCGTTCCCTCTAG
- a CDS encoding HU family DNA-binding protein yields the protein MTKEELIAKMAASAGITKVAAGNALAAFTGAVTSSLKKGQRVSLVNFGTFTVAKRKARVGRNPRTGETLKIPAARVPKFSAGKTLRAAVK from the coding sequence ATGACCAAAGAGGAGTTGATCGCCAAAATGGCGGCGTCGGCCGGCATCACCAAAGTCGCTGCGGGCAATGCGCTGGCGGCGTTCACCGGAGCCGTCACCTCATCGCTGAAGAAAGGGCAGCGGGTCAGTCTGGTGAACTTCGGCACCTTTACGGTGGCGAAGCGCAAGGCGCGTGTGGGGCGCAACCCACGAACCGGGGAAACGCTCAAGATCCCGGCGGCCCGTGTCCCGAAATTTTCGGCGGGCAAGACGCTGCGGGCTGCGGTCAAGTAA
- the thrS gene encoding threonine--tRNA ligase: protein MASRSICVTLRDGTKKEVPAGCTIGEALVRAGVPLGPDILAAKVNGQPVDLDRILAEDATIEPLTFDSPEGREVYRHSSTHIMAQAVKEVFPSAQLTIGPAIEDGFYYDFAFERPFTPEDLEKIEARALEIIKADKPFKRMEMPKQQAIRFFRERGEQYKAEMIEGFEDQAVSLYSQGEFIDLCRGPHLPSTGRVGALKVLSSAGAYWRGDERNPMLQRIYGTSFPTQAELDAYLARLEEIKRRDHRKLGRELGLITIQDEIGPGLVLWHPKGALIRLLIENFWREQHLRNGYELVYSPHVARLDLWRTSGHVDYYRDNMFAPMKVEGSEYQLKPMNCPFHIMIYKSHLRSYRDLPIRYGELGTVYRYERTGVLHGLLRVRGFTQDDAHLFCRPDQIEVEVGRVLDFTFFMLRTFGFSAFEVYLSTRPEKAVGSEEKWAQATAALEAALKGRGVAYRIDPGEGVFYGPKIDIKIKDALGRSWQCSTIQVDFNNPERFQLVYTGEDGKPHQPIMIHRALMGSIERFFGILIEHYAGAFPVWLAPVQAIVLSITDKHREYAVGVLNQLRAAGYRAEADLRNEKVGFKIREAEKAKIPYMLVVGDREMQSGTVSVRGRTGSNLGSMSVAAVLDLLRGEAAQPGQMITT from the coding sequence ATGGCTTCGCGTTCGATTTGCGTCACTCTGCGGGACGGCACCAAAAAAGAAGTCCCGGCCGGCTGTACCATAGGGGAAGCCCTGGTTCGCGCCGGTGTGCCCCTGGGACCGGATATTCTGGCGGCGAAAGTCAACGGCCAACCGGTCGATTTGGATCGAATTCTCGCCGAGGACGCGACGATCGAGCCTCTTACCTTTGACTCTCCCGAAGGGAGAGAGGTCTATCGTCACAGCAGCACCCATATCATGGCCCAGGCGGTAAAAGAAGTCTTTCCGAGCGCGCAATTGACGATCGGTCCGGCCATCGAAGACGGCTTCTATTATGACTTCGCCTTCGAACGCCCGTTCACGCCGGAGGACTTGGAAAAGATTGAAGCCCGGGCGCTGGAGATCATCAAGGCCGATAAGCCCTTCAAGCGGATGGAAATGCCGAAGCAGCAGGCCATTCGGTTTTTCCGCGAGCGGGGCGAGCAGTACAAAGCCGAAATGATCGAGGGATTCGAGGACCAAGCCGTCTCGTTGTACAGCCAGGGAGAGTTCATCGATCTGTGTCGAGGACCGCACCTGCCGTCAACCGGCCGAGTCGGGGCGCTGAAGGTGCTCTCCAGCGCCGGAGCCTACTGGCGCGGGGACGAACGGAATCCGATGCTGCAGCGCATCTACGGCACGTCCTTTCCCACTCAGGCAGAGCTGGACGCGTATTTGGCTCGACTCGAAGAGATCAAGCGCCGGGACCATCGCAAGCTCGGCAGAGAGCTCGGCCTGATCACCATCCAGGATGAAATTGGGCCGGGCCTCGTGCTCTGGCACCCCAAGGGCGCGCTGATTCGCCTGCTGATCGAGAATTTCTGGCGGGAACAGCACCTGCGGAACGGGTACGAGTTGGTCTACTCGCCGCATGTCGCGCGGTTGGATCTTTGGCGGACGAGCGGACACGTCGACTACTACCGCGACAACATGTTCGCACCGATGAAGGTCGAGGGCAGCGAGTATCAGCTCAAACCGATGAACTGCCCGTTCCATATCATGATCTACAAGTCTCACCTGCGCAGCTACAGGGACCTGCCGATCCGCTACGGAGAATTGGGCACGGTCTATCGGTACGAGCGGACCGGCGTGCTGCATGGACTGCTGCGCGTGCGGGGATTCACGCAGGACGACGCGCACCTGTTCTGCCGCCCGGACCAGATCGAGGTGGAGGTCGGTCGGGTGTTGGACTTCACATTTTTCATGTTGCGGACCTTCGGGTTTTCGGCGTTCGAGGTCTATCTTTCGACCAGACCGGAGAAGGCCGTGGGATCCGAGGAAAAGTGGGCGCAGGCCACCGCCGCGCTGGAAGCGGCGCTCAAAGGGCGGGGAGTGGCTTACCGGATCGATCCGGGGGAAGGAGTGTTTTACGGGCCTAAGATCGATATCAAGATCAAGGACGCTCTCGGCCGATCTTGGCAATGCTCCACGATCCAAGTGGACTTCAACAACCCCGAGCGATTCCAGTTGGTCTATACGGGCGAAGACGGCAAGCCTCACCAGCCGATCATGATTCATCGAGCACTGATGGGCTCCATCGAACGCTTTTTCGGCATTCTGATCGAACATTACGCCGGGGCGTTTCCGGTCTGGCTGGCTCCCGTGCAGGCGATCGTTCTGTCGATTACCGACAAGCACCGCGAGTACGCCGTCGGCGTGCTGAACCAGTTGAGGGCCGCCGGCTATCGGGCGGAGGCGGACTTGCGGAACGAGAAGGTGGGATTCAAGATCCGCGAAGCGGAGAAGGCGAAGATTCCGTACATGCTCGTCGTGGGTGACCGGGAAATGCAGAGCGGCACGGTGTCGGTCCGCGGCCGAACCGGGTCGAACCTCGGAAGCATGAGCGTCGCCGCCGTGCTCGATCTGCTTCGAGGCGAGGCGGCTCAACCCGGGCAGATGATCACAACCTGA
- the infC gene encoding translation initiation factor IF-3: protein MVPKLRVNREIRVREVRVIGPDGEQLGIMPTPDAFRQAQEMGYDLVEVAPTSQPPVCRIMDYGKYKYELSKKEHQSRRHQKSTQVKEIKLRPRTDKHDLEIKIRQIKGFLAEGNKTKVTLTFRGREMANQEMGRAVINTVIERLADSGTIEYAPRMEGRSLIMIVAPKS from the coding sequence ATCGTACCTAAGCTTCGCGTCAATAGGGAGATCAGGGTCCGAGAAGTTCGGGTGATCGGGCCGGACGGTGAACAATTGGGCATCATGCCCACGCCGGACGCCTTCAGGCAGGCTCAAGAGATGGGATACGATCTGGTGGAGGTGGCGCCGACTTCACAGCCGCCGGTCTGCCGGATCATGGATTACGGGAAGTACAAGTATGAATTGAGCAAGAAGGAACACCAGAGCCGCCGCCATCAGAAATCCACCCAGGTCAAAGAGATCAAGCTCAGACCGCGAACCGACAAGCACGATTTGGAGATCAAGATTCGTCAGATCAAGGGCTTCCTGGCCGAAGGCAATAAGACCAAAGTCACCCTGACGTTCCGGGGCCGCGAAATGGCGAATCAAGAGATGGGACGGGCCGTGATCAACACGGTGATCGAACGGTTGGCGGATTCGGGAACCATCGAGTACGCGCCGCGCATGGAAGGCCGCAGTCTCATCATGATCGTTGCGCCGAAGAGTTGA
- the rpmI gene encoding 50S ribosomal protein L35, producing MATQKLKTHSGASKRFSRSGTGKVMRRKSGRRHLLTGKARDRKRRLKSVTTIENAAARTASRLLPYT from the coding sequence ATGGCCACGCAGAAACTGAAGACTCATTCGGGAGCCAGCAAGCGTTTCAGTCGCAGCGGCACCGGCAAAGTGATGAGGAGAAAATCAGGGCGGCGCCATTTGCTGACCGGCAAGGCTCGCGACCGCAAACGACGCTTGAAGAGCGTGACGACGATCGAGAATGCTGCGGCACGCACGGCGAGCCGGCTTCTCCCCTATACCTGA
- the rplT gene encoding 50S ribosomal protein L20, with protein sequence MPRAKGGPKTRQRRKKRLKLAKGQYGAKSRLFRTATESVDKGQVYAYVGRRKRKRDFRKLWIARISAATRLQGLTYSRFMNALRKANIFLDRKVLSDMAIKDPAGFEKLVGVAKQQAAVVGA encoded by the coding sequence ATGCCCCGCGCAAAAGGCGGACCAAAGACCAGGCAGCGACGAAAGAAGAGACTGAAGTTAGCGAAAGGCCAATACGGCGCCAAGAGCCGCTTGTTCCGCACGGCGACGGAATCGGTGGACAAGGGGCAGGTGTACGCCTATGTCGGCCGAAGAAAACGAAAGCGGGACTTCCGCAAGCTCTGGATCGCGCGCATTAGCGCCGCAACGCGCCTCCAAGGGTTGACGTACAGCCGCTTCATGAACGCGCTTCGCAAAGCCAATATCTTCCTGGATCGCAAGGTGCTTTCCGACATGGCGATCAAGGATCCGGCGGGCTTTGAGAAGTTGGTCGGGGTGGCCAAACAGCAAGCTGCGGTGGTGGGCGCCTGA
- the pheT gene encoding phenylalanine--tRNA ligase subunit beta, translating to MPTISIDRQDLEQLIAGPGKTRRPITTEQLEAWLPLVKGELKGQNAETGELRIELQDSNRPDLWCCEGIARQIRIKLLGRAPTYSCFSPTRQPTHRLIVSSGLESVRPFVAACTASGYEVTDEGLAQLIQTQEKLADIFGRKRRTVSIGLYRLPRIVFPVMYDLVKPEDVSFTPLGLESKMTLGEILLVHPKGLEYGAILAGHDRVPLLRDATGQVLSFPPIINSREIGEVQVGDRELFVEVTGTDLLMVVLTLNILAVNLADRGAVIKPVEVTYPYKTPLGKTITTPRDFGKARTIQVRAIEAALGQPLGAQEIGQVLEAYGYRISRARDRVVVRLPPYRHDLMHAVDVVEDVAISRGYDVFAPVMPSRFTVGGLSRLEQASDRVRDLMIGMGFQEIISNIMASRQELCANMRLSGTEWDKVVEVENVMSQSFACLRQWITPSLLRVEAASSRAFYPHRLFEVGESVVPDQKQETGSRTLVALGALIAHAGANFSEIHSCLDLLLFYLDRPYALEPLSHPSFLEGRAGRIVSGGQALGLVGELHPEVLERWQVSVPAVAFELEVNRLAGREE from the coding sequence ATGCCGACGATCTCCATCGACCGTCAGGACCTTGAACAGTTGATCGCCGGGCCGGGCAAAACCCGCCGACCCATCACGACGGAACAACTGGAGGCCTGGCTGCCCTTGGTGAAGGGCGAGTTGAAGGGCCAGAACGCCGAGACGGGCGAGCTACGGATCGAGTTGCAGGACAGCAACAGGCCTGACCTGTGGTGTTGCGAAGGAATTGCCCGCCAGATCAGAATCAAGCTCCTCGGCCGCGCGCCGACCTATTCATGCTTCTCCCCGACCCGGCAACCCACGCATCGCCTTATCGTCTCGTCCGGCCTGGAGTCAGTCCGTCCCTTTGTCGCGGCCTGTACGGCCAGCGGCTATGAGGTCACCGACGAAGGCTTGGCCCAGTTGATCCAAACCCAGGAAAAACTCGCGGATATTTTCGGACGCAAACGACGGACGGTCTCGATCGGCCTCTATCGACTTCCTCGCATCGTCTTTCCCGTCATGTATGATCTTGTGAAGCCGGAGGATGTGAGCTTTACCCCGTTGGGGCTGGAATCCAAGATGACCCTCGGGGAAATCCTGCTCGTCCATCCCAAGGGATTGGAATACGGAGCGATCCTGGCCGGCCACGATCGGGTCCCGCTGCTTCGGGACGCCACGGGGCAAGTTCTGTCCTTCCCACCCATCATCAACAGCAGGGAGATCGGCGAAGTCCAGGTCGGGGACCGCGAGCTGTTCGTTGAGGTGACGGGAACCGACCTGTTGATGGTGGTGCTGACGCTGAACATTCTCGCCGTCAATCTGGCCGATCGCGGCGCCGTGATCAAGCCGGTCGAAGTGACGTATCCGTACAAGACACCTCTAGGCAAGACCATCACGACACCCAGAGATTTCGGTAAAGCCCGAACAATTCAAGTGAGGGCGATCGAAGCGGCGCTCGGGCAGCCGCTGGGCGCGCAGGAAATCGGCCAGGTCCTGGAGGCCTACGGCTACAGGATCTCGAGGGCGCGGGACAGGGTCGTGGTGCGGCTTCCCCCCTATCGCCATGACCTGATGCACGCCGTGGATGTGGTCGAAGATGTGGCGATCAGCAGGGGCTATGACGTGTTTGCGCCGGTGATGCCCTCTCGGTTTACCGTGGGAGGTCTGTCCCGTCTGGAACAGGCATCCGACAGGGTGCGGGACCTCATGATCGGAATGGGATTTCAGGAAATCATCTCGAATATCATGGCCTCCCGTCAGGAACTGTGCGCGAACATGCGCCTGAGCGGCACCGAATGGGACAAGGTCGTCGAGGTGGAGAACGTGATGTCGCAGAGTTTTGCCTGCCTGCGGCAGTGGATCACACCTTCGCTGCTCCGCGTCGAGGCCGCTTCCAGCCGCGCCTTCTACCCGCATCGGCTGTTCGAAGTCGGTGAAAGCGTGGTGCCCGACCAGAAGCAGGAGACGGGCTCGCGCACGCTGGTGGCGCTTGGGGCCCTCATCGCCCATGCCGGAGCGAACTTCTCAGAAATCCACTCCTGCCTGGATTTGCTGCTGTTCTATCTCGACCGGCCCTACGCCTTGGAACCTTTGAGCCATCCGTCGTTCCTGGAGGGCCGGGCCGGTCGGATCGTATCGGGGGGACAGGCGCTGGGGCTGGTCGGGGAGCTCCATCCCGAAGTGCTGGAGCGCTGGCAAGTGAGCGTCCCCGCGGTGGCGTTCGAGCTGGAAGTGAATCGATTGGCAGGAAGAGAGGAGTAA
- a CDS encoding phenylalanine--tRNA ligase subunit alpha, whose product MDISSLIDSLHPLEIRVLTAFGQQPSGSVLRIEQIAQATGLDASQLSMAIEWLLTKNLIVVESETVTPVVSLTKIGEHYFEHSAPIEHILSAARDAAESGRRLTIQDIQSREGLEPSEISGAIGCLKKEGAVLIVQGGCIEATGRPSPTAEALRTILQQLRGASRELDAFPDALRRVIQQHAVKRGNAREPFRIDERVARSYRLTPAGEQAAGLIARQGAVEEVSQLTPELLKDGAWRTKRFRKYTISLRPPRVAAGKRHPYREFLDLVKNKLVSMGFQEMRGPLVETEFWNMDALFMPQFHPARDIHDVYFVKEPTHARSDDPQDRRLRARVAATHESGGKTGSTGWGYRFDMERTLRLVLRSQGTAVSARTLASNPSVPGKYFSIARCFRYDAVDATHATDFFQVEGIVLGEDINFRTLLGLLDLFAREVAQAKESKFLPAYFPFTEPSVELHVRHPRLGWMELGGAGLLRPEVTLPLGVTVPVIAWGLGLDRMAMVALGIHDIRDLFTADLELIRTTRGKF is encoded by the coding sequence GTGGATATCTCCTCTCTGATCGACAGCCTGCATCCGCTCGAAATCAGGGTCCTCACGGCGTTCGGGCAGCAGCCGAGCGGGTCGGTCCTGCGGATCGAACAGATCGCGCAGGCGACCGGGCTTGACGCGTCGCAATTAAGTATGGCCATCGAATGGCTGCTGACCAAGAACCTGATCGTCGTCGAGTCGGAAACGGTCACGCCGGTGGTCTCGCTCACGAAAATCGGCGAGCACTACTTCGAGCACTCCGCTCCCATCGAGCACATCCTTTCGGCTGCCCGCGACGCCGCCGAGAGCGGCAGGCGGCTGACGATTCAGGATATTCAATCACGGGAAGGGTTGGAGCCGAGCGAGATCAGCGGTGCGATCGGCTGCCTGAAAAAAGAAGGAGCCGTGTTGATCGTCCAGGGCGGCTGCATCGAGGCCACCGGCCGGCCCAGTCCGACCGCGGAAGCGCTGCGGACAATACTGCAGCAATTACGGGGGGCCTCCCGCGAGCTCGACGCGTTTCCGGACGCCTTGCGCCGGGTCATCCAACAGCATGCCGTGAAGCGCGGCAACGCCCGCGAGCCGTTCCGGATCGACGAGCGCGTGGCCAGATCGTACCGCCTGACCCCGGCGGGCGAGCAGGCCGCCGGACTGATCGCGCGGCAGGGCGCGGTGGAGGAGGTCTCGCAATTGACGCCCGAGTTGCTGAAAGACGGGGCTTGGCGCACCAAGCGGTTCAGAAAATATACCATCAGTCTGCGGCCCCCCCGGGTCGCCGCCGGCAAGCGGCATCCGTACCGGGAGTTTCTCGATTTGGTCAAGAACAAACTCGTCAGCATGGGTTTCCAGGAGATGCGCGGCCCGCTGGTCGAGACTGAATTTTGGAACATGGACGCCCTGTTCATGCCGCAGTTCCATCCGGCTCGGGACATCCATGATGTCTATTTTGTCAAGGAACCGACCCATGCCCGTTCGGACGATCCGCAGGACCGAAGGCTTCGGGCTCGGGTGGCGGCGACCCATGAGTCCGGGGGCAAAACCGGGTCGACCGGGTGGGGATATCGATTCGACATGGAGCGCACGCTGCGGCTGGTTCTCCGGAGCCAAGGAACCGCCGTATCCGCCAGAACGCTGGCTTCCAACCCCTCCGTCCCGGGCAAATATTTTTCGATCGCCCGCTGTTTTCGGTACGATGCGGTCGACGCGACGCACGCCACCGACTTTTTCCAAGTAGAAGGAATCGTGTTGGGTGAGGATATCAATTTCCGTACCTTGCTCGGCCTGCTCGACCTCTTTGCCCGGGAAGTCGCGCAGGCGAAAGAGAGCAAATTCCTGCCGGCGTACTTCCCCTTCACCGAACCGTCGGTCGAGCTGCATGTCCGGCACCCACGTTTGGGGTGGATGGAATTGGGCGGCGCCGGCCTGCTTCGGCCGGAAGTCACCCTGCCATTGGGCGTCACGGTGCCGGTGATCGCCTGGGGCTTGGGCCTCGACCGCATGGCCATGGTCGCGCTGGGTATCCACGACATCCGCGATCTATTCACCGCCGATTTGGAGCTCATCAGGACGACACGGGGAAAGTTTTGA
- the rpe gene encoding ribulose-phosphate 3-epimerase, which produces MSRHPIRIAPSILSADFARLGDEIARVERGGADLLHIDVMDGHFVPNLTVGPPIVEALRKVTKLPLDVHLMMTNPDAFVAEFAEAGADYLTVHVETCPHLHRTVQSIKERGVKAGVSVNPATPIGLLEEIARDADLILIMSVNPGFGGQQFIPSSLQKIAQARQLIDRVKSPAALEVDGGVKPDNAGQIIQAGADILVSGSAIFTANDYGAVIAALRAAGHSASLPRNPQTVSVHR; this is translated from the coding sequence ATGAGTCGTCATCCGATCCGTATCGCACCGTCTATTCTTTCGGCAGACTTCGCCCGGCTGGGCGATGAAATCGCGCGCGTCGAGCGAGGCGGCGCCGATCTGCTCCACATCGACGTGATGGACGGACACTTCGTCCCCAACCTGACGGTCGGCCCCCCTATTGTGGAGGCGCTGCGGAAAGTGACGAAACTCCCGCTCGACGTCCATCTCATGATGACCAATCCGGACGCATTCGTTGCGGAATTCGCCGAAGCAGGGGCCGATTACCTGACCGTCCATGTCGAGACCTGTCCGCATCTTCATCGCACCGTCCAGTCGATCAAGGAACGCGGTGTGAAGGCCGGCGTCTCCGTGAATCCGGCGACCCCGATCGGTCTATTGGAAGAGATCGCTCGCGACGCCGATCTGATCCTGATCATGTCGGTGAACCCCGGTTTCGGCGGGCAGCAATTCATCCCTTCCTCGCTGCAGAAGATCGCGCAAGCCCGGCAGCTCATCGATCGCGTGAAGAGCCCGGCGGCGCTGGAAGTCGACGGCGGGGTGAAACCGGACAATGCAGGTCAGATCATTCAGGCCGGCGCGGACATTCTCGTGTCCGGGTCGGCCATCTTCACCGCCAACGACTATGGGGCCGTCATCGCCGCGTTGCGCGCCGCCGGGCACTCCGCGTCTCTCCCGCGAAACCCACAGACTGTGTCGGTGCACCGGTAA
- the rsmB gene encoding 16S rRNA (cytosine(967)-C(5))-methyltransferase RsmB, which yields MKAKSDLGYGSSRLPHSRSQPSARSIALHALIETERRETPADEALSDALRQVRPGSRERALATELIYGVLRRRGTIDWRLAQVMDRPIERLPVVVKTALRLGAYQLLYLDKIPDSAAVHESVQIVKPFRAKLGRDWSGFVNAVLRTLLRTPEPAWPDPAAAPVAALAVQYSCPEWLIQRWLERFGPIQAERLCRAVSDIPPLTIRANTLRASREALIERLAQAGVDARATAVSPVGIVLEKCGSVTELPGFCDGAFYVEDEAGQLIPLLLDPQPGERVLDACAAPGGKTTHLAALMRDQGEIVAVDRSPQRVRRMEDNCRRLGVSIVRPLVADARELTLTAGKRGHGGDARRLPFNAPFDRIMLDVPCSGLGVLRRHPEGRWRKQTAALQRHQRLQREILEAVSALLRPGGVLVYSTCSTEPEENEQVVEQFCEARAEFRREGVGPWVPPTGLPLLTSRGDFSTMFNEHSMDVFFAARLRRVAS from the coding sequence ATGAAGGCGAAATCCGATCTCGGCTATGGATCGTCGCGACTTCCTCACTCTCGTTCCCAGCCGAGCGCCAGATCGATCGCGCTCCACGCGCTTATCGAGACGGAGCGGAGGGAGACCCCGGCGGATGAAGCCCTGAGCGATGCGCTTCGGCAAGTCCGCCCGGGCTCTCGCGAACGGGCTTTGGCCACCGAGCTCATCTACGGCGTGCTCCGCCGGCGAGGTACGATCGATTGGCGATTGGCGCAGGTCATGGATCGTCCGATCGAACGGCTCCCCGTCGTCGTGAAGACGGCGCTGCGCCTCGGCGCCTATCAACTGCTCTATCTGGATAAAATCCCCGATTCCGCGGCGGTCCACGAATCCGTGCAGATCGTGAAGCCGTTCCGCGCGAAGCTCGGTCGCGATTGGAGCGGATTCGTCAACGCCGTCTTGCGAACCCTGCTCCGTACTCCGGAGCCCGCCTGGCCCGACCCGGCGGCCGCGCCGGTCGCCGCGCTGGCCGTCCAGTATTCCTGCCCGGAGTGGTTGATCCAGCGCTGGCTGGAGCGGTTCGGCCCGATCCAAGCCGAACGGCTGTGCCGCGCCGTGAGCGATATCCCCCCGCTCACCATCCGCGCCAATACCCTGCGCGCGAGTCGGGAAGCGCTGATCGAGCGGCTCGCTCAAGCCGGGGTCGACGCCCGCGCGACCGCCGTCAGCCCCGTCGGGATCGTGCTCGAGAAGTGTGGCTCAGTCACGGAGTTGCCAGGATTCTGCGACGGAGCGTTTTATGTCGAGGACGAGGCCGGCCAATTGATTCCGTTGTTGCTCGACCCGCAACCGGGCGAACGCGTGCTTGACGCCTGCGCCGCGCCCGGCGGAAAAACCACCCATCTGGCCGCCCTGATGCGGGATCAAGGCGAAATCGTGGCCGTGGACCGGAGTCCGCAGCGGGTCCGCAGAATGGAAGACAATTGTCGACGCCTGGGCGTGTCGATCGTCCGGCCGCTCGTGGCCGATGCCAGAGAACTCACCTTGACGGCCGGGAAGCGGGGACATGGAGGAGACGCTCGGAGGCTGCCGTTCAACGCGCCATTCGACCGTATCATGCTGGATGTCCCGTGCAGCGGGCTCGGTGTCTTGCGGCGCCATCCGGAGGGGAGATGGCGGAAGCAGACCGCGGCGCTTCAACGGCACCAAAGGTTGCAACGCGAAATCCTGGAAGCGGTCAGCGCTCTCTTGCGGCCCGGCGGGGTGTTGGTCTATAGTACGTGTTCGACCGAACCGGAAGAAAACGAACAGGTCGTCGAGCAGTTCTGCGAAGCCCGCGCCGAGTTTCGACGTGAAGGCGTGGGGCCATGGGTGCCCCCAACCGGCCTCCCGCTGTTGACCAGCCGGGGAGATTTCTCCACGATGTTCAACGAGCATTCCATGGACGTCTTCTTTGCCGCCCGTCTGCGGAGAGTCGCCTCATGA
- the fmt gene encoding methionyl-tRNA formyltransferase: MRIVFMGTPEFAVPSLEALLKSEDTVVGVVTQPDRPKGRGRALTPSPVKLVCQREGLPVLQPVKMKDPAFLDALKNWQPDLIAVAAFGRILPPAILNLPSKGCINVHASLLPKYRGAGPIQWAIINGERETGITTMLMDEGMDTGAILLQETVPIEPDDTAGTLSAKLAQVGGRLLVETLRRLKAGTLAPRPQDHAQATLAPLLKKEDGLIDWTRPAVEIANRIRGLAPWPGAYTFAGEDLWKIWKATAKDGQTDKALPGTIIGLTKEAILVATGDGLLSITEIQPASSRRMTAAQFLAGHQLSPGQVLGAGPKAER; encoded by the coding sequence ATGCGTATCGTGTTCATGGGCACGCCGGAGTTTGCCGTTCCATCGCTGGAGGCGCTGCTGAAATCCGAAGACACGGTGGTCGGCGTCGTTACTCAGCCCGATCGACCCAAGGGCCGGGGCCGCGCGCTCACGCCGTCGCCCGTCAAACTGGTGTGCCAACGCGAAGGCCTGCCGGTGCTCCAACCCGTCAAGATGAAGGACCCGGCATTTCTCGATGCGTTGAAAAACTGGCAGCCGGATCTGATCGCCGTGGCCGCCTTCGGCAGGATCCTCCCGCCGGCGATTCTGAACCTCCCCTCGAAGGGCTGCATCAACGTTCATGCCTCGCTGCTCCCGAAGTATCGCGGCGCCGGGCCGATCCAGTGGGCCATCATCAACGGCGAGCGAGAGACCGGTATCACGACGATGTTGATGGATGAAGGCATGGATACCGGCGCGATCCTCTTGCAGGAGACGGTGCCTATCGAGCCTGACGATACGGCCGGCACGCTCTCCGCCAAGCTGGCCCAAGTCGGCGGCAGGCTTTTGGTGGAGACGTTGCGTCGATTGAAAGCCGGAACGCTGGCGCCTCGTCCGCAGGATCACGCCCAAGCGACGCTGGCTCCGTTGCTGAAGAAAGAAGATGGGTTGATCGACTGGACCCGCCCTGCCGTCGAAATTGCCAATCGTATCCGCGGCCTGGCTCCCTGGCCAGGAGCCTACACGTTCGCTGGCGAAGATCTATGGAAGATCTGGAAAGCCACCGCCAAGGACGGACAGACCGACAAGGCCCTTCCCGGTACGATCATCGGGCTCACGAAGGAGGCCATCCTGGTCGCGACGGGAGATGGACTGCTCTCCATCACGGAAATCCAGCCGGCCAGCAGCCGGCGCATGACCGCAGCCCAATTCCTCGCCGGCCATCAACTCTCGCCGGGGCAGGTGCTAGGGGCAGGTCCGAAAGCTGAACGCTGA